In Armatimonadota bacterium, one genomic interval encodes:
- a CDS encoding alpha-L-fucosidase encodes MEYAKGDSEWFVRDRFGMFIHWGIYSAAARHEWIKHYEQIPDEAYQKYFEHFDPDLYDPGVWAQEARNAGMKYFVVTSKHHDGFCLWDSYLTDYKAPNTPAGRDLLSPMVEAFREEGLKVGFYHSLIDWHHPEFTVDGLHPMRNNEEFREANKGRDMSKYVEYLHGQARELLTRFGRVDIMWFDFSYPHADYGWSKGKGRDDWQSERLVKMIRELQPHVLLDDRLDLPDAWDIKTPEQYQPREWVKVDGKPVIWEACQTFSGSWGYYRDEHSWREPDELIRTLIDTVSKGGNLLLNVGPNARGEIDPRAIERLRAIGEWMRLHNRSIYGCSQSEFTAPQDARFTQNGKRLYLHLFAWPYKHVHLDGLAGKVEYAQLLNDASEVKMTEIDPHAQAQNTTMQGQAGALTLELPQKKPGVAVPVVELFLK; translated from the coding sequence ATGGAATACGCAAAAGGCGACTCGGAATGGTTCGTGCGAGACCGGTTCGGCATGTTCATCCACTGGGGGATCTATTCCGCGGCGGCCCGGCACGAGTGGATCAAGCACTACGAGCAGATTCCGGACGAGGCCTACCAGAAGTACTTCGAGCACTTCGATCCCGACCTCTACGACCCCGGAGTCTGGGCGCAGGAGGCGAGGAACGCCGGCATGAAGTACTTCGTCGTGACCTCAAAGCATCACGACGGCTTCTGCCTCTGGGACTCCTACCTGACTGACTACAAGGCGCCGAACACCCCCGCCGGGCGGGATCTCCTGAGCCCCATGGTCGAGGCATTCCGCGAGGAGGGACTGAAGGTCGGGTTCTACCACTCGCTCATTGACTGGCATCACCCCGAGTTCACAGTTGACGGCCTGCATCCGATGCGCAACAACGAGGAGTTCCGCGAGGCAAACAAGGGACGCGACATGAGCAAGTACGTCGAGTACCTCCACGGCCAGGCGCGCGAACTGCTCACCAGGTTCGGACGCGTGGACATCATGTGGTTCGATTTCTCCTACCCTCACGCGGACTACGGCTGGTCAAAGGGCAAGGGACGCGACGACTGGCAGTCCGAGAGGCTCGTGAAGATGATCCGCGAGCTTCAGCCGCACGTCCTGCTGGACGACCGACTCGATCTGCCGGACGCCTGGGACATCAAGACGCCCGAGCAGTATCAGCCGCGGGAGTGGGTGAAGGTGGACGGCAAGCCGGTGATCTGGGAGGCGTGCCAGACCTTCAGCGGGAGTTGGGGATACTACCGCGACGAGCACAGCTGGCGCGAGCCGGACGAGTTGATCCGCACGCTGATAGACACCGTCTCGAAGGGCGGCAACCTCCTGCTCAACGTCGGCCCGAACGCGCGGGGCGAGATAGATCCGAGGGCCATAGAGCGGCTGCGGGCGATCGGCGAATGGATGCGCCTGCACAACCGCTCGATCTACGGGTGCTCCCAGAGCGAGTTCACAGCACCGCAGGACGCGCGGTTCACGCAGAACGGCAAGCGGCTCTACCTGCATCTCTTCGCATGGCCGTACAAGCATGTCCACCTCGATGGGCTCGCGGGCAAGGTGGAGTACGCGCAGCTTCTGAACGATGCGTCCGAGGTGAAGATGACGGAGATTGACCCGCACGCGCAGGCGCAGAACACGACCATGCAGGGCCAGGCGGGCGCTCTGACCCTGGAGCTGCCGCAGAAGAAGCCGGGCGTCGCGGTGCCGGTGGTGGAGTTGTTCCTGAAGTAG
- a CDS encoding Gfo/Idh/MocA family oxidoreductase — MAELTSVSPNERIRIGCIGVGGMGTGNMKSFMNHPEVEVVAVCDVDSDNLRKASATVLKKSGRLPRAVKDFRDVLDMKEVDAVVIATPDHWHALPFIMACEAGKDVFCEKPISHDIWEGRQMVGAAKHHKRVVQINTWQRSVPHFRDAIDFVREGGAGRIRVCRAWITSIGGLGRNPIKDPPENLDWDFWCGPAPRVPYHDTYHPRWWRLYYDFGTGLAGDWGVHMVDIALLGMNATSPLEVSSVGGKIVAGEDDDRTTPDTQMAVYKFDGWVMNWELHVGGEGLDGSKNSHGTEFVGEKGKLIVDRGGINWTPFGDHPGPEAKNPKRDHIGEFLANMKTREKCVSDIESMYYTTTACHLANLSYQAGRSIKWDGAKGEVVGDRKAMDFPAYRREYRKPWKLPVYKA; from the coding sequence ATGGCCGAACTCACGAGTGTTTCCCCGAACGAGAGGATCAGGATCGGATGTATCGGAGTCGGCGGGATGGGCACCGGCAACATGAAGAGCTTCATGAACCATCCAGAGGTCGAGGTGGTCGCCGTCTGCGATGTGGACTCGGACAATCTCAGAAAAGCCTCGGCGACGGTCTTGAAGAAGTCCGGCAGGCTCCCGAGGGCGGTCAAGGACTTCCGCGACGTTCTCGATATGAAGGAGGTAGACGCGGTGGTGATCGCCACGCCCGACCACTGGCATGCGCTGCCCTTCATCATGGCGTGCGAGGCGGGCAAGGACGTCTTCTGCGAGAAGCCGATCTCGCACGACATCTGGGAGGGCCGCCAGATGGTCGGGGCGGCGAAGCACCACAAGCGTGTCGTGCAGATCAACACCTGGCAGCGTAGCGTTCCTCACTTCAGGGATGCGATAGACTTCGTACGCGAGGGCGGAGCCGGCAGGATCAGGGTATGCCGCGCATGGATCACGAGTATCGGCGGGCTGGGCAGGAACCCGATCAAGGACCCGCCGGAGAACCTCGACTGGGACTTCTGGTGCGGGCCTGCGCCGAGGGTGCCCTACCACGATACCTACCATCCGCGCTGGTGGCGGCTCTACTACGACTTCGGCACCGGACTCGCCGGCGACTGGGGCGTGCACATGGTTGATATCGCGCTCCTCGGCATGAACGCTACTAGTCCGCTCGAGGTCTCCTCAGTCGGCGGGAAGATCGTCGCGGGCGAGGACGACGATCGCACCACCCCGGACACCCAGATGGCGGTCTACAAGTTCGACGGCTGGGTGATGAACTGGGAGCTTCACGTCGGCGGCGAGGGGCTCGACGGGAGCAAGAACTCCCACGGTACGGAGTTCGTCGGCGAGAAGGGCAAGCTGATCGTAGACCGCGGCGGCATCAATTGGACCCCGTTCGGCGATCACCCCGGCCCCGAGGCGAAGAACCCGAAGCGCGACCACATCGGCGAGTTCCTGGCCAACATGAAGACCCGTGAAAAGTGCGTCTCGGACATCGAGTCCATGTACTACACGACGACGGCCTGCCACCTCGCTAACCTGTCGTACCAGGCGGGACGGAGCATCAAGTGGGACGGCGCGAAGGGTGAGGTCGTCGGCGACCGGAAGGCGATGGATTTCCCGGCCTATCGGCGCGAGTACAGGAAACCTTGGAAACTGCCGGTGTACAAGGCATGA
- a CDS encoding Gfo/Idh/MocA family oxidoreductase, with amino-acid sequence MKDRMNRREFLETSGKAALGVGLGVTVAGALATPARAQAPRVGANDKILMGAIGVGGMGTGNMNAFMEQPEVEVVAVCDVDSNFLNRAAGMVEGKYGRKPKAFKDFRELLDMKEIDAVMIGTPDHWHALPFITACEAGKDVFCEKPISHDIWEGRQMVGAAKRFGRVSQINTWQRSVGFFRQAIDFVRSGGMGKVRVCRAWVNGPGGLGKNPIKDPPANLDWDFWCGPAPKNPYHDTYHPGMWRLYYDYGTGMSGDWGVHMIDIILLGMNATSPLEVAAVGGKLFCDPDDDRDSPDTMMAVYRFPDWVMNWEIKCGGEGLDGSKVGHGAEFIGEKGKMIVTREGIDWTPYGDNPGPQDAGKDQGGDAPNRWSDANHIGDFLENVKTRGKCRSDIESMYYTTTACHLSNLAYQAGRSIKWDGAKGEVIGDRKAMSCRAYKRDYRRPWKLPKYEWS; translated from the coding sequence ATGAAAGATCGGATGAACAGGAGAGAGTTTCTGGAAACGAGCGGAAAAGCGGCGCTCGGAGTGGGACTCGGAGTGACCGTGGCCGGCGCACTCGCGACCCCGGCCCGGGCGCAGGCCCCGAGGGTCGGCGCGAACGACAAGATCCTGATGGGAGCGATCGGAGTGGGCGGCATGGGCACCGGCAACATGAATGCGTTCATGGAGCAGCCGGAGGTCGAGGTGGTCGCCGTGTGCGACGTTGACTCGAACTTCCTGAACAGAGCCGCCGGCATGGTCGAAGGCAAGTACGGCCGGAAACCGAAGGCTTTCAAGGACTTCCGCGAGCTGCTCGACATGAAGGAGATCGACGCCGTCATGATCGGCACGCCCGACCACTGGCATGCGCTGCCGTTCATCACGGCCTGCGAGGCGGGCAAGGACGTTTTCTGCGAGAAGCCGATATCCCATGACATATGGGAAGGCCGACAGATGGTCGGGGCGGCCAAGCGATTCGGACGAGTCAGCCAGATCAACACCTGGCAGCGGAGCGTCGGCTTCTTCCGCCAGGCGATCGACTTCGTGCGGTCCGGCGGCATGGGCAAGGTCCGCGTCTGCCGCGCATGGGTCAACGGCCCCGGAGGACTCGGCAAGAACCCGATCAAGGACCCGCCCGCAAATCTCGACTGGGACTTCTGGTGCGGACCCGCGCCGAAGAACCCGTATCACGACACCTATCACCCCGGCATGTGGCGGCTCTACTACGACTACGGCACCGGCATGAGCGGCGACTGGGGCGTCCACATGATTGACATCATCCTTCTCGGCATGAATGCGACTTCTCCGCTGGAAGTGGCGGCGGTCGGCGGCAAGCTGTTCTGCGACCCGGACGACGACCGGGACAGCCCCGACACTATGATGGCCGTCTACAGGTTCCCGGACTGGGTCATGAACTGGGAGATCAAGTGCGGCGGCGAGGGTCTCGACGGGAGCAAGGTCGGACACGGCGCCGAGTTCATCGGCGAGAAGGGCAAGATGATCGTCACCCGAGAGGGCATTGACTGGACCCCGTACGGCGACAACCCCGGCCCTCAGGATGCCGGCAAGGACCAGGGCGGGGACGCGCCTAACCGCTGGTCGGATGCGAACCACATCGGCGACTTCCTGGAGAACGTGAAGACGCGCGGCAAGTGCCGGTCGGACATCGAGTCCATGTACTACACGACGACCGCCTGCCATCTCTCGAACCTGGCGTACCAGGCCGGCCGGAGCATCAAGTGGGACGGCGCGAAGGGCGAGGTAATCGGCGACCGCAAGGCTATGAGCTGCAGGGCATACAAGAGGGACTACCGCAGGCCGTGGAAGCTCCCGAAGTACGAGTGGAGCTAG
- a CDS encoding ferritin has product MLSKKMQDALNKQVNAELYSAYFYLSMSAYYESVNLPGFANWMRVQYQEETFHAMKIYDYINARGGRAILTAIEKPPTDWKSPIAPFEDTYKHEQKVTALINDLVNLAIEERDHATNSVLQWFVTEQVEEEKNASGILEQIKLLKDAPNGMFMIDRELGQRVFTPPAAAAE; this is encoded by the coding sequence ATGCTGAGCAAGAAGATGCAGGACGCACTGAACAAGCAGGTGAACGCGGAGTTGTACTCGGCGTACTTCTACCTGTCAATGTCCGCCTACTACGAGTCAGTCAACCTGCCGGGTTTCGCCAACTGGATGCGCGTTCAGTACCAGGAAGAGACCTTTCACGCGATGAAGATATACGACTACATCAACGCTCGCGGGGGGAGAGCCATCCTGACCGCGATCGAGAAGCCGCCGACCGACTGGAAGTCGCCGATCGCGCCGTTCGAAGACACGTACAAGCACGAGCAGAAGGTGACGGCGCTGATAAACGACCTCGTGAACCTGGCGATCGAGGAGCGCGACCACGCGACCAACTCGGTGCTTCAGTGGTTCGTGACGGAGCAGGTCGAGGAAGAGAAGAACGCGAGCGGCATTCTCGAGCAGATCAAGCTGCTGAAGGACGCTCCAAACGGTATGTTTATGATCGATCGCGAGCTTGGGCAGCGGGTGTTCACACCGCCCGCCGCCGCTGCGGAATGA
- a CDS encoding ferritin family protein: protein MSTVQSEALRAALEFEQRGHDYYKRIADQSENPLTKGVFAGLAQEELYHMDRIRELSEETGAGESLSAPAGSLEDAVRRIFEGSEWTERDAWTLDNAEAYEYATNLEREGHALYTKFAEEAESEAERVFFRALLKEELKHLTALENVYNYLQHTGDWFASEEIHVWNWMNT from the coding sequence ATGAGCACCGTGCAGTCGGAAGCGCTGAGAGCGGCCCTGGAGTTCGAGCAGAGAGGGCATGACTACTACAAACGAATCGCCGACCAGTCGGAGAACCCATTGACGAAGGGGGTATTCGCCGGACTCGCGCAGGAAGAGCTCTATCACATGGACCGCATCCGGGAGTTGTCCGAGGAGACCGGAGCGGGCGAATCGCTCTCGGCGCCCGCGGGATCCCTTGAGGACGCCGTCCGCCGGATATTCGAAGGCTCGGAGTGGACCGAGCGCGACGCCTGGACGCTGGACAACGCTGAAGCCTACGAGTACGCGACGAACCTCGAGCGCGAGGGCCATGCCCTTTACACCAAGTTCGCGGAAGAGGCCGAATCGGAGGCCGAGCGCGTGTTCTTCCGGGCCCTGCTCAAGGAGGAACTCAAGCACCTGACGGCGCTGGAGAACGTCTACAACTACCTTCAGCACACCGGAGACTGGTTCGCCTCCGAGGAGATTCACGTCTGGAACTGGATGAATACGTAA
- a CDS encoding DUF3604 domain-containing protein → MINKPSRPLRVPEYIEMCAADPPCAKADERGSWTLSFVLAQDVSPGEDLWLHVHGGRNGASRWPGFQAQDESAEGYLSLRSESGTLTPRGATDDGGVFCFETPPVGLKQGDRLRAELGGPAGIPAPKFSVSSRFFLLHKVPAGTELRHPLLYGERPEELIGLCMMDVSGSDPISIRVHAPSTASHGESIALLVRPEDKNYNLACAAPGELLVQLDGLEIPAERIAVEGSNCCRLEGIALPGEGVYRLEVADTSNGFRATANPIRVPADGAPQVLWGSIHGHTQVSDGTGSLDRYFSQMRDECAIDFGSTADHDHGEQITDEIWALSQEAVARYNEPGRFTAFLGYEWAKWRKRGDGDRNVYYLRDRRPMYRSDDDAYPSPPDLFRALKEEEALVIPHHPAHIGNHNDWKDHNPSKERLVEIYSYWGCSERSIEDGNILPGSPVNERNPNSGINPLGYVQRALAMGWRVGFIAASDDHSGHPSDGTVRIKPTGTYTGGLAAVYARENTREAIFEALYDRRCYGTTGARIIADFSVSGHPMGSEVSLSEHPGLADERRIKVSVHGTSKIKTIEIVRNNADVHTVRPDGPDAEFEWLDSEPLGGINLPPAEYSAAPFTFYYIRVTQEDNQIAWLSPVWISQGVRLV, encoded by the coding sequence ATGATCAACAAACCAAGTCGCCCCCTGAGAGTTCCTGAATACATCGAGATGTGCGCCGCCGATCCACCCTGTGCCAAGGCGGACGAGCGAGGATCATGGACGCTCTCGTTCGTGCTTGCGCAGGACGTCTCGCCGGGGGAGGACCTGTGGCTGCACGTCCACGGCGGGCGAAACGGGGCGAGCCGCTGGCCGGGCTTCCAGGCGCAGGACGAATCCGCCGAGGGTTATCTGTCGCTCCGCTCGGAGTCCGGAACGCTCACACCGAGGGGGGCGACCGACGACGGGGGAGTGTTCTGCTTCGAGACGCCGCCGGTCGGCCTCAAGCAGGGCGACAGGCTGCGCGCCGAACTCGGCGGGCCTGCGGGAATCCCAGCGCCGAAGTTCTCGGTCTCAAGCAGATTCTTCCTCCTGCACAAGGTCCCGGCGGGCACGGAGTTGAGGCATCCCCTGCTCTACGGCGAACGGCCGGAGGAACTGATCGGCCTCTGCATGATGGACGTCTCCGGGAGCGATCCGATCTCGATCCGCGTTCACGCGCCCAGCACCGCCTCTCACGGTGAGAGCATTGCCCTGCTGGTCAGGCCCGAGGACAAGAACTACAACCTCGCCTGCGCCGCTCCCGGAGAGCTGCTCGTCCAGCTGGACGGTCTGGAGATCCCCGCAGAGCGCATCGCGGTCGAGGGATCGAACTGCTGCCGACTCGAAGGGATCGCCCTGCCGGGAGAGGGCGTCTACCGGCTCGAGGTCGCGGACACGTCGAACGGCTTCAGGGCAACCGCGAACCCGATCCGAGTCCCCGCGGACGGCGCGCCGCAAGTGCTCTGGGGCTCGATCCACGGGCACACGCAGGTCTCCGACGGCACCGGCTCGCTCGACCGGTACTTCTCGCAGATGCGCGACGAGTGCGCGATCGACTTCGGCTCGACCGCCGACCATGATCACGGCGAGCAGATCACCGACGAGATATGGGCGCTCAGCCAGGAGGCCGTCGCAAGATACAATGAGCCGGGGCGGTTCACCGCGTTCCTCGGTTACGAGTGGGCAAAGTGGCGAAAGAGGGGCGACGGCGACCGGAACGTCTACTACCTGCGCGACCGGCGGCCGATGTACCGGTCGGACGACGACGCCTATCCCAGTCCGCCGGACCTCTTCCGAGCGCTCAAGGAAGAGGAGGCGCTCGTCATCCCGCACCACCCGGCGCACATCGGCAACCACAACGACTGGAAGGACCACAACCCCTCGAAGGAGCGGCTCGTCGAGATATACTCTTACTGGGGGTGCTCCGAGCGGAGCATCGAGGACGGGAACATCCTTCCGGGGTCGCCGGTGAATGAGCGCAACCCGAACTCGGGGATCAACCCGCTCGGCTACGTCCAGCGCGCGCTGGCGATGGGGTGGCGCGTCGGTTTCATCGCCGCGAGCGACGACCACTCAGGCCATCCGAGCGACGGCACGGTCCGCATCAAACCGACGGGCACGTACACCGGCGGACTGGCGGCGGTGTACGCGCGTGAGAACACTCGCGAGGCGATATTCGAGGCTCTCTACGACCGGCGCTGCTATGGGACGACAGGAGCGCGGATCATCGCGGACTTCTCGGTCAGCGGCCACCCGATGGGCTCGGAGGTCAGCCTCTCGGAGCACCCGGGACTCGCGGACGAGCGGCGGATCAAGGTGTCTGTCCACGGCACGTCCAAGATCAAGACGATCGAGATCGTCCGCAACAACGCCGATGTCCACACGGTCCGTCCGGACGGACCGGACGCGGAGTTCGAATGGCTCGACTCCGAGCCGCTCGGGGGGATCAACCTGCCGCCTGCAGAGTACTCGGCGGCGCCGTTCACGTTCTACTACATCAGGGTCACCCAGGAGGACAACCAGATCGCCTGGCTCAGCCCCGTGTGGATTTCGCAGGGAGTCCGACTTGTCTGA
- a CDS encoding divergent polysaccharide deacetylase family protein, which translates to MTGHRARLLLFALLFVPIPSAAQEYGQRPAQVALPPLSPPVIRNEGQSDRDVLFIIPGPEGSALVTRDSITLCRKTGAASPAKNDSEVPADLRDAVAERRRPIPAVEVETVRISFRETGSGAKIEGLEEQPAKARYIIGNDPSKWTADVPTFKGVAYRDLWPGVTLTFTVDGGKVTCAAVGTDITRVKIESAAKSLTPDEAGKLLSEALGRGWPLARGKRVMYDSSNNAFLSGTVCSPGADCFVARVDSPGKLAWIALLGGKAEDTADAVSVDRSSAVYVTGFTRSDDFPVTAKAYKTEHNGSRDYFTARLNTSDGAPLYSSYLGVGGGGLGLEPFASKWTGPEKLLAIMVDDGREVEQVKPLLDLGIPMTFAVMPWATPACVEAIRSAGCAIFLHAPMEALGQANYRSEEITVGQTESEIRELLESWMVLVTHEVGISNHRGSKVTSDPETMKSVLSVAKKHGLMFYDSNTSPVAIGANVARAMGVPCLQQDLFLDDRQVEGVRARVLAMAEIADRTGYSTCICHVGGPSVPAALKTLIPELKARGFRFVTVPELYKEVSEMKPGG; encoded by the coding sequence ATGACGGGTCACCGCGCACGACTGCTGCTCTTCGCATTGCTCTTTGTCCCCATCCCGTCGGCAGCCCAGGAGTACGGCCAACGGCCGGCTCAGGTCGCGCTCCCGCCGCTCTCGCCTCCGGTCATCCGGAACGAGGGCCAATCAGACAGGGACGTTCTGTTCATCATCCCGGGGCCGGAAGGATCTGCGCTCGTCACCAGGGATTCGATCACCCTCTGCCGCAAGACCGGCGCCGCCTCCCCGGCCAAGAACGACTCGGAGGTCCCCGCCGACCTGCGCGACGCGGTCGCGGAGAGGCGAAGGCCGATCCCCGCGGTTGAGGTCGAGACCGTCCGCATCAGCTTCCGGGAGACGGGCTCCGGCGCGAAGATAGAGGGTCTCGAGGAGCAGCCCGCGAAGGCCCGGTACATCATCGGGAACGATCCTTCGAAGTGGACTGCCGACGTCCCAACGTTCAAGGGAGTCGCATACCGGGACCTGTGGCCGGGTGTGACCCTGACATTCACGGTGGACGGCGGCAAGGTCACCTGCGCCGCAGTGGGAACTGACATCACCCGCGTCAAGATCGAATCCGCCGCGAAGAGCCTGACGCCGGACGAGGCCGGGAAGCTTCTCTCGGAAGCGCTCGGACGCGGGTGGCCGCTCGCGAGAGGCAAGCGGGTGATGTACGACTCGAGTAACAACGCATTCCTGTCGGGCACGGTATGCTCCCCCGGCGCGGATTGCTTCGTAGCGCGGGTTGACAGCCCCGGGAAGCTCGCCTGGATCGCTCTGCTCGGCGGGAAGGCGGAAGACACCGCCGACGCGGTATCGGTTGACCGGAGCAGCGCGGTATATGTGACGGGGTTCACGCGCTCCGACGACTTCCCCGTGACAGCAAAGGCTTACAAGACGGAGCACAACGGCTCCAGGGACTACTTCACCGCGCGGCTGAACACGTCCGACGGGGCACCGCTCTATTCCTCATACCTGGGTGTCGGCGGCGGTGGGCTGGGACTGGAGCCGTTTGCCTCGAAGTGGACCGGGCCGGAGAAACTGCTCGCGATCATGGTGGACGATGGGCGGGAGGTCGAGCAGGTGAAGCCGCTTCTCGACCTGGGGATACCGATGACGTTCGCGGTGATGCCGTGGGCGACCCCGGCCTGCGTCGAGGCGATCAGGTCGGCGGGCTGCGCGATCTTCCTGCACGCGCCGATGGAGGCGCTCGGGCAGGCGAACTACCGCAGCGAGGAGATCACCGTCGGGCAGACCGAGTCTGAGATCAGGGAGCTTCTGGAGAGCTGGATGGTGCTGGTGACGCACGAGGTCGGAATCAGCAACCACCGCGGGTCGAAGGTGACGAGCGACCCGGAGACGATGAAGAGCGTTCTCTCAGTGGCGAAGAAACACGGGCTGATGTTCTACGACTCGAACACGTCTCCGGTCGCGATCGGAGCGAACGTCGCGCGGGCGATGGGCGTACCGTGCCTCCAGCAGGACCTGTTCCTCGACGACCGGCAGGTCGAGGGCGTGCGGGCTCGGGTGCTTGCGATGGCGGAGATCGCCGATCGGACGGGTTACAGCACGTGCATCTGCCACGTCGGCGGACCGTCGGTTCCCGCGGCGCTGAAAACGCTGATCCCGGAACTGAAGGCGCGGGGATTCAGGTTCGTCACGGTACCGGAGCTGTACAAGGAAGTAAGTGAGATGAAACCCGGCGGTTGA
- a CDS encoding sulfatase-like hydrolase/transferase, whose product MDRRTFLKTSAAAAALGGMSMSEAIGASERGKKPNLVVIYCDDLGYGDLGCFGSEYIKTPHLDALAKDGARFTNWYSNCPVCSPSRASLLTGKYPQNAGVTSILAGRRDTPGLKPDQTTIAKALRPLGYRTAMFGKWHLGLAGGCRPNDHGFDEFYGFLAGCVDYYSHIFYWGVGKGNNPTHDLWHNEREVWDNGRYLTEAITEKSVKFIEQKREEPFFLYVPYSAPHYPMHAPQKYLDRYPDLPWDKRIMAAMISAVDDGVGETIKALKKSGQYEDTVIFFSSDNGPSVETRNWLDGTEDPYYGGSTGIFRGQKGSLFEGGIRMPAIMTWPARIEAGQTCGKVGAMMDIFPTFLGIAGGEAEDVDGADVLPMVTSGAPSPHERVFWDYNGQLAVRQGKWKLVLNGRIDFEKGAADDVHLSDLEADPGERTNLADEHPELTSELTAAVQKWQKSLGA is encoded by the coding sequence TTGGACAGAAGAACGTTCCTGAAGACATCGGCGGCGGCGGCCGCGCTGGGAGGGATGAGTATGTCTGAGGCGATCGGCGCGAGTGAGCGCGGGAAGAAGCCGAACCTCGTCGTGATCTACTGCGACGACCTCGGGTACGGCGACCTGGGCTGCTTCGGCTCGGAGTACATCAAGACGCCGCACCTCGATGCGCTGGCGAAGGACGGCGCGCGGTTCACGAACTGGTACTCGAACTGCCCGGTCTGCTCGCCGTCGAGGGCGTCGCTGCTGACCGGAAAGTACCCCCAGAACGCCGGGGTGACGAGCATCCTCGCGGGCCGGAGGGACACACCCGGCCTCAAGCCCGATCAGACCACGATTGCGAAGGCGCTCAGGCCGCTCGGGTACCGGACGGCGATGTTCGGCAAGTGGCACCTCGGCCTCGCGGGCGGATGCCGCCCGAACGACCACGGGTTCGACGAGTTCTACGGCTTCCTGGCCGGGTGCGTAGACTACTACTCGCACATCTTCTACTGGGGGGTCGGCAAGGGCAACAACCCGACCCATGATCTCTGGCACAACGAGCGGGAGGTATGGGACAACGGGAGGTATCTGACCGAGGCCATCACCGAAAAGTCGGTCAAGTTCATCGAGCAGAAGCGCGAAGAGCCGTTCTTCCTGTACGTGCCGTACAGCGCACCGCACTACCCGATGCACGCGCCTCAGAAGTACCTCGACCGCTACCCCGACCTGCCGTGGGACAAGCGGATCATGGCCGCGATGATCTCCGCGGTGGACGACGGCGTCGGCGAGACAATCAAGGCGCTCAAGAAGTCGGGGCAATACGAGGACACCGTCATCTTCTTCTCCAGCGACAACGGGCCGTCCGTGGAGACCCGCAACTGGCTCGACGGCACGGAGGACCCGTACTACGGCGGCAGCACGGGCATCTTCCGCGGGCAAAAGGGCAGCCTGTTCGAGGGCGGAATCCGCATGCCGGCGATCATGACCTGGCCCGCGCGCATCGAGGCGGGGCAGACCTGCGGGAAGGTCGGCGCGATGATGGACATCTTCCCGACGTTCCTCGGGATTGCGGGCGGAGAAGCGGAGGACGTTGACGGGGCCGACGTCCTTCCGATGGTGACATCCGGTGCTCCGAGCCCGCACGAGCGGGTCTTCTGGGACTACAACGGCCAGCTCGCCGTCCGCCAGGGGAAGTGGAAGCTGGTGCTCAACGGCAGGATTGACTTCGAGAAAGGCGCGGCGGATGACGTACACCTGTCTGACCTGGAGGCCGATCCGGGCGAGAGGACGAATCTCGCCGACGAGCATCCGGAACTGACATCCGAATTGACAGCTGCGGTACAGAAGTGGCAGAAGTCGCTGGGCGCATAG